TGCGGCGAGTCGAGCCACTCGGGATGCGAGCACAGCTCGCCCAGCCAGTCGCTGGCATGGGGCCAGGGGTCGTCCACGAACCCGAGCGCCGCCTCTTCATCGACCAGCACCTGAAAATGCTTTTGCCAGGCGGCGAACAACGTGTCCTGACGCGCGGTGCTGTGGTATTCGAGACTGCCCTCGGCAGTGCAATTGAACTCGAGCCGCGGCGCGGTCGGCAGCGACTCGAGCAGCGCCTGCAGGGCCGCCAGCGGATCGGCCAGGTCTTCCTCGGAATTGACCATCTGCTCGGCAAGGGTCGCGCCCGGATTCTCGGCCAGATCGGCCAGGAACTCGAGCTGTTCGGGATCGAGGTCGCCGCGCCGCGACAGCCGGCGAAACCAGAAACGCGCCCGCTCGGCGGCTTCCTCGACGTTGCCTTCATGGAGCAGCAGCATGGCCTCGATGTAGGCAAGGGTCGGCGAGTCCGGCAGCGCCTGTTGGGCACGCACGAAGGCCTCCCTGGCGCTTGCCAGATCATCATCATCGAGATACATCAGGCACAGCCGCTCCAGCGCCACGCCGCGCAGGAAGAGCGGGCCACGCTCGAGCACCTCGTCGAGCAGCGCCGTGCGCTTGCGGTGGAAGCCGCGCTCCTGATAGAGATCGATCAGCAGCTCGAAGGCCGGCTCGGCCTGCTCGGGGAGTCGCTCCCAGTCCGCGGACTGGAACAGCGCCTCGAGGATCTGCTGGGCGCGACCGCGCTGGCCGCCCTCGGCCGCAATCAGCCCGGCCTCGAGCAGTGCCTGGGCCGGTGCCCGGCCACTGTCCAGCGCCGCCTTCAGGGTCTCGCCCTTCCACTCGCGCAGTGACAGCATCCACATCAGGTGATCGGGCACCGGCCCGGGGAGACTCTCGGCGCCGCAGCACTGCTTGGTCTTGAGCCCGGAATCACACCAGCAGGGCTCGTTGCGTCCCGGGCGGGCCAGCGACTCACTGGCGAAATCCAGCCGCTCGAGCGGCGTCTGCGACCACAGTTCGGGCCCCAGCGCCTGCGCCAGAGTGAGCTTGCCGCCGACCAGCGCCGGACCGTCTTCGCGTACCCAGGCCATGAAGGACGGATAATGCTCGTTGTTCCGAATCGCCGTCAGTGCGCCGGAAGCGAAGCCCAGCAACTGTTCTACCCATACCGCCAGCATGTCATCTCCCTTCACCGAGGCTTTGCGCAGGCCGGACCTGCACCGAGGGGCAGCATGCTACCACGCCGCCCTTGGCCCCCTCACCATTGTCGACCCGACACGCTCAGCGTGTCTCGCGATTCCCTTCCCGTGACATGGCACCGGGACGCACTAACACATGCCTGCGCTCGCCAAGCACCTCGGCCAGGCGCGCGATATGCGAAGGCCCCACCTCACAGCAGCCGCCGATGATCTCGATGCCGTGATCGATCCAGCGGGTCGCCGTGCGGGTGAAGGCCTCCGGGTCGAGGTCATGGCGTGCTTCGAGAGCACTGACGGTGCCGCCGGGGGCCAGCGCCTCGACGGAGGTGAAGCCGTTGGGATAGGCGCCGGTCGCCCCGGGAAAACCTGTCAGCACATCGAGGCTGGCCTCGATGGTCTCGGGCTGGCTGCAATTAAGCAGCAGCGCCTGCACGCCGAGCGCCTGGGCCAGCCTCACCGCCTCCACCAGCGGTTCCTGGCTACGCAGCCGGTCGGGGTTTGCATCATCGAGGGTCACGGCGACCCACACCGGCAGGCCCGTTTCCGAGGCGGCCGTTGCCGCCGCGCGCATCTCGTCGAGCGAGGCCATCGCCTCGCACAGCCACAGGTCCACGCCCTTCCCGGCGGCGACCAGGCGACGATAGCTGGCCAGTGCCGCCTCGCCCGAGGGGGACTGATCGGGCCGATAGCTGGCGACCAGCGGCGGCAGACAGCCGGCAATCGCGACATCCTCACCACAGACGGCCACCGCTTTCTGCGCCCGCTCGAGCGCACGCTGATGGAGCATCTCAAGGGATGCTGCCTGACCGGCACGGGAAAGACGCTCCGGCGTTGCCGTATAGGTCGCCAGGGTGATCACCCGGGCGCCTGCCCGAATGAAGTCCTCATGCAGGCCCTGCACCAGCTCGGGATACTCCTTCAGGACATGGGTGGACCAGAGCGGGGTGGGCGGCTCGCCGGCACGGCGGATGAGCTCCTGGCCCATGCCGCCATCCAGCAGCACGATCGATGACATACCTTGACTCCTGACTCGCAGTACATTTTGCATTCGACTGACCTTCCCCGCGCTCACCTGCACCGGCCTCAAGGGCCAGGGACATGAGCCCACAGACGCAGCACTCACAAACGCAGCACGGGGCACCCGCGGGCACAGGATTTTAGCATGCTCATGATAGGGCTGTTGCGCTCAGGTGCGGGGTGCTACTGTAGCGCCCGCCGACGCTCGTCGGCTCCTCCCGTTCGACGCTCATGAAGGCTACCGTGCTCGTACCCAACCCCTTTCGCCGCCGTGGCAAGGACGGCTCACACGAGACCTCTCAGGTCCGCCTCGAACGCGAGGGACGCGACGAGATCGAGCGCATTACCCGCGCCGTGGAGAAAGTGCCCTGGTCGGTCAGCCTGCTGCAGATCCTGTGGACCGCCGGTCCCGTCACCCTGCTGGGCGCCTGGGGCGGCTATCTGCTGGGCTATGGCCGCGCCCCCACCGCCGAGAACTACATCTTCTTCATCAGCTACACGGTGATCACGGGTGCGACCGGCATCATCGCCAACCTGGTGCATCAGTTCACCGGGGCGCGGCATGCCGAGAAGACCACCGCCAAGATCGAACGCGTCATCAAGGCCCTGCCGGACCTCTTGCTGACCACCCGTGATCTGATCGTCGAAAGCCTCGAGGGGGATGCCCGGCGTCGCGAGGCCGCCGCCATGCTGCTGCGCAAGCAGGACCTGTCGCCGGAGGGAGTCGAACTGGCCGCCCTGGAGCTGCTCGATGATCGCGACAGTGCCCGCATCATCAGCCAGATCGACATCTACCGGCGGGTCGGCCTGCATGCGCGTATCCGCGACATGGTCGCGCTCTACGGTGAGACCCTGGAGCCCCAGTTCCAGGAGCTCGCCGAACTGGCCCCGGAGGCCACCGACCTGTTGCGCGAGCGCTTCACCGGCCAGGCTCCGGCGCTGCAGCACGGCGTCTCACGGGATGACAACTTCATCGAGCGAGTGCTGGCGGCCATCGAGCAGGACGATGAGCTCTTGATGACGCTGCAGGACGTGGAGGAGATGCTGATCCTGGCCTTCGAGCTGATCAGCGGTCGGCAGATCCCCATGCTGACCTTCGAGTACAAGGGCCGCTGGAAGCTGGCTCAGGCCTTCGATGCCCTGGAGCAGGCCCGCGCCCGGCACCGCATCGCCCAGGCCACCGGCCTGTCGCGCCTCAAGGCGTTGATGGCCTACCTGGCAGAGCAGTCGGGCACCCTGGTCGAGGATTCCGCCTCGGGGCTTCGCGCCGAGGTGCTGGTCGAACGCTCGCACAACGCCATGGATGCCCTCGCCGAGCAGATCCAGCATCTGGCCAAGGCGGTGCGCAGCGGCCAGCACCAGCATCGTCGCGCCCTGGACCACAAGGCCGAGCTGCTATCCAATGCGGTGCGCCTGCTCAAGCAGGTATCGGAAGCCTATGAGCAGGTCGGTCGCCAGCATGCCCAGCTGCTCAAGATGGTCGAGCGCTGGGAGCGCATCAGCCATACCAAGGACAGCGATGGAGCCCGCTTGCAGTTAAGCCCGGGGCGGCGTGGCCTGCGCATCCGCGAGCACGTCATCGAGCTCGATGACGAAGCCAAGGCCAAGGTCTGCAAGCGGCTCGACCAGTATCTGGGCAGTAACGAATTCGACCAGCATCGCCGCACCACCCTGGGCATCGAACGGGAACGGCGCCTGTCGGTCGGCGTCGGGGTGTCCAAGCGCCTGGCGGTCGAAATCGCCCTGGCGCTTGAGCCGCATATCCATTTGTCTCGCCCGGCGGTGCAGCGTGCCATCAACAGCACCAACGCGGCGGATTTCGGCCAGCTCGAACCCAACCTCTCGGCGGCCGCCAAGGCCGCGATGGGGGCGGCCATGGTCAAGGAGATCGAGGTCGACCTGTCGCGCCCCGCCGAGCAGCTGGCCCTGGCGCTGGTGCGTCACTACCATGTGGAGCTGGAGCCCGAAGCCATCGACTTCCTGGTGCAACACTACGGCGCCCGGGAAGCCACCCTGACCATGCTCTCCAACTACCATGCCAGCCATGCCGGCAGCGAGACGCCCAACATCAGTTACCTGAGTCAACGCCCGCCGATGGTGGGCAAGCCCCACCGCGACTGGTACCGCGCCCTGGTAAAGGCGCGACGGGCGCTGGGCCTGAGAAGTGGCGAGCGACGCTGACCCCGGCTCGCTTGATTCCCTGTTAACGGCTCAGCCCTGTCGCGCCCAGTCGAGCAGCGGCCGGGCCCGCCCGGCCATATCAAGGCGTGCCTGCAGGCGCACCAGGTTCCAGTAGTGACCGTTGAGGGTACGCGACAGCAGCAGCGTATCCGCCGGCGGCTGCAGGCGGTCCATCGCCGCCCATACCCGCGGACTCAGCTCGCGCAGCCGACGGTGCACCCGCACGTCACCCAGGTCCTGCTCGCCGGGCGCGAACAGGGGCGCTATGGCCGAGGCGCTATCTCGATACAGGCTCAGCGGCGCCCCCTCCCCCTGGCGCCCCCCCATCGCCAGCAGGGCCGCCTCCATGGCCATCGGATCGTTCTCCAGGGTGGCCTCGAGCAACGTGATCATCTGCCGCAGACGCGCCTTGGGTACCGGGATCACCGCCCCCAGGTCATAGATGATCAACCGCCCCTCGCCATCGGCGGCAAAGTTGCCGGCATGCGGGTCGGCGTGCAGCTCCCCATGGGTCAAGAGCTCCTCGGTCATCCAGTCGGCGAGGCGTACCGCGAGGCGTTGTCGCAGGGCATCACCTGCCTGATCCATCTCGCGCAGCGGCGTGCCCGGCACATAGGCCATGGCCAGCACTCGGGAGGTGCATAATGGCTCGATCGGCGCCGGAATGACGATGTCTTCGCTTCCCGCGTAGCGCTGTCGATAGCGCGACAGGGCCACGGCCTCGGCCCGGTAATCGAACTCGCCGCGCAGGCTCTCGGCGAGCTCCTCGAAGAGCGCATCCAGGCGCGCCTGGGGCACCTTGAACCAGCGTCCCAGCCTCATCAGCCGGCGCACCTGGGCCAGGTCGCTCTCCAGCACCTCGGCGAGTCCCGGGTACTGCACCTTGAGCACCAGGGTCTCGCCCTCGTGCGTCGTGGCCCGATGCACCTGCCCCATGGAGGCGCTGGCGAAGGGGCGCTCCTCGATCGCTGCGAAACGCGCGTCCAGATCGCCATACTCGGCCTCGAGGGTGGTACGGATCTTCTCCCAGGGCATCGGCTGTGCCTGGCGCTGCAACCGGGCGAGCTCGTCGGCAAGCTCCGGGGGCAGCAGGTCGTCCCACTGCGACATGATCTGGGCGAGCTTCATGGCCGGCCCCTTGAGCTCCGAGAGCCCCTCGAACATCGCCTCGCCGAGGGCTCGCCAGTCGGCCTCGCCTCCCAGGCGGGTCCTGAGCATCGCGCCGCCGGCTCGCGCTCCGAGCCCCAGCAGCCGCCGGGTTCTGCCACGCTCACGCATAGTGATACAAACCTTGTACTAATTTGGCCTTAGGTTACACCTGGCGGTCCGGTCAGGATACTGGAAGAATGTCCATGGTTTTGACGCGACGTCATGACCGCCATTGCACCCTCTGCCCCCACTGCCACGAGGCCCCCATGCGCCTGATCATCGCCGAGAAACCGAGCCTTGCCCGCGCCATCGCCGAGGCCCTGCCCGGCCAGGTCCGGCGCAGTGACGGCGCCCTGGTGGCCGGCGATACCACCGTTACCTGGTGCCTGGGCCACCTGCTCGAGCAGGCGCCCCCGGATGCCTATGACCCGGCCCTCAAGCAATGGCGCCTCGATCATCTGCCGATCCTCCCAGCCCCTTGGCGTCTGATACCTCGGCCCAAGGCCCGCGGCCAGCTGGTGGTGATCCGTCGCTTGCTCAAGGAGGCCAGCAGCGTGGTACATGCCGGTGACCCGGACCGTGAAGGCCAACTCTTGGTACAGGAGGTGCTTGACTACCTGAAGTGGCGCG
The genomic region above belongs to Halomonas sp. YLGW01 and contains:
- a CDS encoding homocysteine S-methyltransferase family protein; this encodes MSSIVLLDGGMGQELIRRAGEPPTPLWSTHVLKEYPELVQGLHEDFIRAGARVITLATYTATPERLSRAGQAASLEMLHQRALERAQKAVAVCGEDVAIAGCLPPLVASYRPDQSPSGEAALASYRRLVAAGKGVDLWLCEAMASLDEMRAAATAASETGLPVWVAVTLDDANPDRLRSQEPLVEAVRLAQALGVQALLLNCSQPETIEASLDVLTGFPGATGAYPNGFTSVEALAPGGTVSALEARHDLDPEAFTRTATRWIDHGIEIIGGCCEVGPSHIARLAEVLGERRHVLVRPGAMSREGNRETR
- a CDS encoding SEC-C domain-containing protein → MLAVWVEQLLGFASGALTAIRNNEHYPSFMAWVREDGPALVGGKLTLAQALGPELWSQTPLERLDFASESLARPGRNEPCWCDSGLKTKQCCGAESLPGPVPDHLMWMLSLREWKGETLKAALDSGRAPAQALLEAGLIAAEGGQRGRAQQILEALFQSADWERLPEQAEPAFELLIDLYQERGFHRKRTALLDEVLERGPLFLRGVALERLCLMYLDDDDLASAREAFVRAQQALPDSPTLAYIEAMLLLHEGNVEEAAERARFWFRRLSRRGDLDPEQLEFLADLAENPGATLAEQMVNSEEDLADPLAALQALLESLPTAPRLEFNCTAEGSLEYHSTARQDTLFAAWQKHFQVLVDEEAALGFVDDPWPHASDWLGELCSHPEWLDSPQVVQSLTLALTSRFGSLPWMAPSLFEPLAVRLERWLTQLESEGEGDFEWDAADNAVLLRTGLALVVGMERGARERSRELAERLLSLDTQDSLGLRELVLDQLLRENRNQRALEVSLQANETPPLLGVLMGRVLALYRLERFDEAHEALEDVRRLNPHVMAMLCDPKGREVRGRQADAPEPGSRAEAWQYRTLMRDQWSNTKGALDWLDGERQTLKA
- a CDS encoding AarF/ABC1/UbiB kinase family protein; amino-acid sequence: MRERGRTRRLLGLGARAGGAMLRTRLGGEADWRALGEAMFEGLSELKGPAMKLAQIMSQWDDLLPPELADELARLQRQAQPMPWEKIRTTLEAEYGDLDARFAAIEERPFASASMGQVHRATTHEGETLVLKVQYPGLAEVLESDLAQVRRLMRLGRWFKVPQARLDALFEELAESLRGEFDYRAEAVALSRYRQRYAGSEDIVIPAPIEPLCTSRVLAMAYVPGTPLREMDQAGDALRQRLAVRLADWMTEELLTHGELHADPHAGNFAADGEGRLIIYDLGAVIPVPKARLRQMITLLEATLENDPMAMEAALLAMGGRQGEGAPLSLYRDSASAIAPLFAPGEQDLGDVRVHRRLRELSPRVWAAMDRLQPPADTLLLSRTLNGHYWNLVRLQARLDMAGRARPLLDWARQG